The Saccharolobus shibatae B12 genomic interval TAGGAAGGCTTGTAGAAATAGAGCCCGGCTATTCTATAGCTGACGGCATACTGGTTAAGTCTCCTTCTGAATTAACCTTTGGTATCATTAATGAGTTAGTAGATGATATAGTATTAGTAGATGATGAAGAAATAGCTGAAGCAATAGTTTTACTACTGGAAAGAAGTAAAACATTAGCAGAAGGAGCAGGGGCTGCTGCACTGGCGTCACTAATTTCAGGAAAGGTTAAAGTGAATGGAATAGACAAAAAAGTAATTTCACTAGTAAGTGGAGGGAATATTGACCTATCTTTATTGTCTACTCTCACTGAGAAGTTTTTATATAGACAAAAAAGAGTTGTCAAAGTAAGAGTAATAGTTCCAGATAAGCCAGGGCAACTAAATAAAGTATTAAGTTATGTGGTTAAGATCCGAGGTAATATAATTGATATAGTTCATGATAGGCATAGTAGCGATGTACTACCGGGATATACTAAAATATATATAACTTTCGAGCTTCAATCTTCAGAAGCTCTTAGCTTACTTTTGACGAATCTGGCAAATGAAGGTATAGATGTTAAAATTGTAGAATAGTTTATAAGTCTCTTATGTAGAGATTTTAGGTGGTAGATGCGGATGGAATTTATTATTTAGGTCCAGAGGGAAGTTTTACACATGAAGCAGCCACTCTGCTTAATAAAGGAAATTTGAAGAGTGAATCAACAATATCTTTAGTATTTAAGAAAGTCGATGAAAGAGAAGGTTCCATAGGTGTAGTTCCCATAGAAAATAGCCTAGAAGGACCAGTAAATGAAACACTTGATAATCTCTACAACTATGATAATATATATGTCATAGGTGAAATTGAGAAAAGGATAGAATTAGCTCTGGCAACCAGAAGTGATGATTTAAGTCAGATCAAAAGAATATACTCACATCCCCATGCTTTTAATGAGGCTAGAGAAAAGTTAAAGGAGTTAGGCTTTAATGAATACATACCAGTAGAAAGCACTTCAAAAGCAGCACAGATCGTATCTCAAGATTCAGAGGCTGCAGCTATTTGCTCTACTTTTGCGGCCAAGCTTTACAATTTAAAAGTTCTCTTTACGATTAATTCACATAATAACTATACTAGATTCATAGTTTTATCTAAAGAAATGAGCTCCAATGGAAATAAGTCCATGATATTATTTACTGTTCCTCATAAGCCTGGTGCTCTTTATAAAGTTCTGCAAGTATTTTATGAGTACAACATAAATATTTCGATGATCTATTCTAGGCCACTGAAATCGATACCTTGGCAATACTACTTTTATTTAGAGTATGAAGGTAACATCTCAAATCATGAATTTATTCAAAAACTTGTTAAATCTACATCTGTGTTAAAAATAAAAGGAGCTTTCTCTAAACTAAATAACGATCCCAGGTTTTAGGTTCTCTAGGCTGAACAATATCATGTAACTTCTTGAATCCGTTTCTTTCGAGATCTCTTTTGCTACATTTCTTATAGTTTCTTTCCTACTTGCATGTATCATACTATAACACAAATATTTCCAGTCTTCATCGTTAGATTCTCTAAGTACTACATGTGTAGCCTCTGGAATGTTTAAAGCTAGTTTTTCACAAGATTTTTCTATATTACTAGTATCTAGCAGAACCATCCCGTTTTCAACTATTCCTATTTTCTCTCCATTAAGGGTTGCCCCATAATCTTTAATTACATTTTTATCATATAATTCTCTAACTAATTCGATTAGCTCATCTTCTTTCATTTTATGTTTTTCCGCTATTTCTTTAAATGGTCTTTGTGAAATTTTTAATGGATAAGATAACTCTGTTAATAGCTGTTTGTCTATCCCTAGTTCTTCCGCAGTAGGAACTTTATTAAGACTTTTTATGGTATTGTTAGGACTCCATGATACACCTCTTATGACGTCATATTTTACACTTAATTTCAATGTTCTTTTAGAATATAATATGACATAATCATTACAATCCACCTGGCTTAGTAATTCTTTAACATTCTTGTTAAGCGTATCTCTATCGCTTGCCTTTAAAACAAACCATATGTTATACTTTGGATGATCTCTAACATAGTTGTGTGTTAGTTCTTTAATTCCTAGCGCAATCTTTCTAAACTTTTCTATCTTATCTTGAGGTATACGTGCTGCAATTAACGCTCCATCCATTCCTTTTGCTCTAAAACTAACATACATTCCTATTCTTTTAACTATACCATCTTCTAACAATTTTTTAATTCTATTTAATAATTCTTCCTCAGAAATTTTTAACTCTTCACTAATAATTTTGAAAGGTTGAGGGTCAAAGGGAAAGTTGTATTCTAGTTTCATTAATATTTCCTTATCAATATCTGAAATTTCGGATAAATCCATAATTAAAAAGGCGTTAACGTGATATAT includes:
- a CDS encoding prephenate dehydratase; this encodes MVDADGIYYLGPEGSFTHEAATLLNKGNLKSESTISLVFKKVDEREGSIGVVPIENSLEGPVNETLDNLYNYDNIYVIGEIEKRIELALATRSDDLSQIKRIYSHPHAFNEAREKLKELGFNEYIPVESTSKAAQIVSQDSEAAAICSTFAAKLYNLKVLFTINSHNNYTRFIVLSKEMSSNGNKSMILFTVPHKPGALYKVLQVFYEYNINISMIYSRPLKSIPWQYYFYLEYEGNISNHEFIQKLVKSTSVLKIKGAFSKLNNDPRF
- a CDS encoding Lrp/AsnC family transcriptional regulator, yielding MDLSEISDIDKEILMKLEYNFPFDPQPFKIISEELKISEEELLNRIKKLLEDGIVKRIGMYVSFRAKGMDGALIAARIPQDKIEKFRKIALGIKELTHNYVRDHPKYNIWFVLKASDRDTLNKNVKELLSQVDCNDYVILYSKRTLKLSVKYDVIRGVSWSPNNTIKSLNKVPTAEELGIDKQLLTELSYPLKISQRPFKEIAEKHKMKEDELIELVRELYDKNVIKDYGATLNGEKIGIVENGMVLLDTSNIEKSCEKLALNIPEATHVVLRESNDEDWKYLCYSMIHASRKETIRNVAKEISKETDSRSYMILFSLENLKPGIVI